The following is a genomic window from Podarcis raffonei isolate rPodRaf1 chromosome 5, rPodRaf1.pri, whole genome shotgun sequence.
TGCTGTGTATGgcttaccctcaaatctgccctgaagtaaggcagaagggagaacgttaaatctggcgagggtaaaagaccgtctgtatttgggtacctgaagacctgacagatagttagctggagagaaacctctcccatgtGTGCAACATTAGCTCCAATGACTGGTGTACAGTATAACGCCTACAGCAACCTGGCAAAAATACAGGGAGAGTGGCTTGGTAAAATGAGAACTCAACCCTAAGCCCACCCCTGAGTCTCAGGGAACCTCAGCTAGATAAAACAAACCCCGGTCTGGATTGGAACCTGGTCATAGCTCTGACATATGGAACAACACAGCAACTTGATGGAACTAtaaacatactttttttttttatttccaccATGTAATTTGAGTGCAGAAAGTGGGTTTCCTGGGCAAAGAATCTGGTGTTTGCAGCAGTTTGATAGTGCAGGGTTTGAATACACAATGAAGAGAGTTTCAGGAAGtttcatttttctgttttaaCATGGAACTCTGACATTTCTCTGTTTGTGCCCCATGGAAAGCTTTGAGCACATATTGAATCTGCTTTGGAACACATGTACTAGCTCTATAAAATCTGAAACCATCCTTGTGCTGCAGATGTAAGCATAAGGAAATGTGTGGGGTTCCCAAGGTTTTAAGTCCATTGAGGAGTGTCTTGACCCAGCAGCAAGGTAAGATGTGTCTCAAAACCCCAACCACAATTTGCAAGTGCTCAACGTCCCACCCAGCTCCTGCATGTGCTTTGAAAACATCAAAAGCAACACAAATACCAACTGAAGAACAGAATCAAATTAAAGCCTCATTGTCTCCATCTGGCATGCAGAAAGGTGCCAACTGGATTGCAGATACAGAGTGAGGTTTTCCCAAATCTGAAAGTGAGCTGAATTCTACGAAGTAGAAGTTGGTTTTGTGAGAGGGGTTCAAACTCAGGAGAGATGAGGACTCGGGACAAAGGGGTTTGATTCCACTTTAAGTCCCTAGGAGCTGTCATTCCCCCCTACTGTGATGATTTTAGTGGTTATCAGGCTTTGGTCTGCTGTAGGCTGTTGTCTGCAGTAAACATGCACAGTAATATATTCACCTTTCCCCTGAGCTACTAGGATAGTGCTCTGCTCAAATAATTTGCTCTTTTTATGTAGGCAGAGATGGCTCAGGACATTTGGGTAGCAGAAAATCTAAATGTGTGATGTCATGGATAGCATGATCTGAACTTCACTTGGGTTCAGATCTCTCCTCAGtcatgaagatcactgggtgacttGGAGTCTTTACAGGATTGTTGCTGCCCTTTAAGCGTACCCTAATATCTTCTGCAGGGAGCATGTCACCTTGCCTTGGCAGGTcatgggctggggaacctgtggccttccagatgttgttgaactccaagtcccatcagctccaaccagaaTGGCCAAGGATCAAGGACGATGTGACTTactagtccagtaacatctgaagggtcacagatTCCCTACCTGTGGTATAGGCGATATTTGAAGGAAGTCAGTGGAGAGGAGCAAGACTGCCTTCCTATTTGCATTTTCACATGGAAATGTAGATGCACCAACACCTCCCTTCTATACAGTGAAACATAAAGATGTGCTCTCACCAACCGCGTGTTAATTGTATAATTCTGGACATGAGTTAAGTTCACTTTGAAGTGCAAAAAAATAAAGCCCCAACCCTCTTCTTTCATTATGATATATCTCAACTGCTCTATCTTTCCCCAAACAAAATGAGACACAGTCCATGGATTATCAGAAAAAAGGCATTATATTTGGGCTTACATCGTATTTCAAACTGATTTTGGTTTCAAGCAATCAAATCTGAAAGTCTATTTTATGACATAAATGACCCAGACAACCGTAATTaaagaaatgggaaaacaaaTCTCTATCACACCTAATATAGAAACCAAGGCTTGCACTCTTCCACAGGAACGCTCCAGGGAATGTTAGTTTCAGCTGCTTcagtttgtttcttttccttccccCTTGGGGTTGTTACTAACAAAAGCTCCACTGTTTGTTTAAAGCAAAGCAACagtcttttctgttttgtttttgcagtcttACAGCAGCAAGTTTCGTATCACCAGTAGGAAACACACATGCATGTACTGCAgtcagacacacatacacactcacagACGTTATACAGTAGCCTGTTGCTGCTATCAAAAGAGAGAAACACAGACACTCTATCCTTTTAAGTGGTCACCATTAGGATCATGCTAAACTTGTGGactaaaaaagaaggaaaaaagaaaaatactgcaCAGGTCTTCCACATTGAAGCTGCAAGTTATCCTTTTGCAGTGGATGGAGTTCTTGCCTCCATTTGTTCAACAAGCATCGCTGAAACCTGAAGGCACGCTGGCCAAAAAGACAGCCctgttgtgtgtgtttggttttgtttggttttgtcaTTTTAACTAGCGTGCTGGCCTAAAGTTGCAAAGTCCCTGTTCTGTTGCATTGTAGCACACCTATTGAATGAGATTTAGAGACCACAGTACTGGAAAAAGGCAGGTCCTCTGCCAGGAGTCTCAACTCATAGTCATCAACTAAAGGAATACATTTGCCTTTCTTTTtcccccaaataaaaataaaattaaagtcaCCATCCACAACCCGTTTTTTGCATAAACTGCTATGTTTCAGGCTAGCAGTTTGCTTTTTTCTGGAAGAAACTGGTCCTTTATAGTCACCAGCttcaagagggggggaaattcctACAGGTTGCTCTAACCAACAATGCACCAGAGAGTACAGCACTGTATCAATtcaggaaaaaaccccaaagcccaCCCACATCTCTCTGGGGTTTCATTTTAACCCCTCAATGGCACTGACTAGGCAAACCGCCAGCGCCATCAAATGCCACTGGCTTCTGGGAAGACacctgggaaagaggagggagggggaagagatacATGAGCACTCCTTGTTCTCACAGGGTCAAGTTAAGtctttctgataataaaataaagcagGTATTGAAAACCTCTAAGAAAACAACCAACCAAGTAAACCGTCACCAAAATCAGCAATAGGAAAAGTTTTTCTCTCGTTTGTTATATGTATAAAAATGATCTCACTCTTAATCCTAAACCCTAACGAGATGGAGGCAATTAAAgggggggcaggaggcagggaaggCCCCGAAGCTTCTGCCCCTTCCTCCATACCTATTATTTAGGGGTTATTCCCAAAGTTACATCTGAAGAAAAAGCTGAACCAACTTGTTTTTGGCTGAAGTCATGTTTATCCTTTTGTAGAATATCCCTTCTCGCTTTGCTTATTTTAGCTGGGGGAGGTATTGGCATGAGAGTTTGGCGAGTCCTGTTCGTTTATGGTGTTCAGGAGCACACAAACAGGCTGCCGGGGGAGGTGGTGGTGGCTGTGCTCTTGATGCTGCTCATCCGGGGCATTGAAAAGCCCTTCTTCCTCATCTCCATGGGGAGGGTGGCCACTGCAGCTATCGCAGAAGTCCATGGGCCCATCATCAATGAACCCATCCAACTCCTTGAGATCACCATCGTGGTGGCCCTGGTTGCAGATGCAGATTTCAATGCCCGAGTCACCGGTGAACCTTCGGTGTCTGCCCGGCGTCTTGTCTTTAGCGTCGGAGAAGGCGTTGTTGTGGTCTAAGCTTTCCGAGTTGTAATCCTTAAGCAGTTCCTCCTTGCACTCTGACTCCTTGTCGGAACAGGGCACGTGGTTGGccgtctcttccaactctgccccACTGCTGGAGTTCCTTCGCTCGCCACTTGTTGCTTTGGTGGTTGATCGCTCAGCTAGCAGGGTGGACGATTCGGGATTCCCAGTGCTGGAGGAGGCAGTGCTGTCCGTGTTTCCATTATTGCTTCCTGCTCCTGACAGAGAGCCTGTCTGGGCTGGCTGTAGGTTTCTTGTATCTGGTGCTGCACTGCTGCCGCCAGGTGGAACGCATTGCTGATGTAAGGCACTATATGGTGGGGGAGGGGTCGGAGGTCGGTTCACCACTTCCTCATAGGGAGGTAGTAAATAATTTGGCAAAAATCCTAaatggggaggcagggaggaCAAGTTAACCTCTAGATTACCTAAATGGTTCCAACTTTATAAATGTTGTCAGAAAACACAATTGAAAGTAATTTAACAACACTTTGGACTTAACTTCAAcaaattatattaataataataaaaattccatCCTGATTTGGCTAAGGAAGCAGTCGATTTTCCATATGTTACACCTGGAAGAATCTAAGGCAAAGCAGTGTGTAGCATTCAAAGAGACCTATGAAATTAAGGAATATTACATCCCAGAGTCAACTGGGAGCTGATTTAAATTGTCTTCCCCCTGATTTTGTGCAaaaggagagacagagacagagacagagacagacacacacacacacagagagagagagagagagagagagagagagagagagagagagagagagagatggttcccTCTCCTCTATGTAGCATTTTCTCAGGTTTCCtactctgggtgaccttgggccagtcacacttctctgaagtctctcagccccactcacctcacagggtgtctattgtgggggaggaagggaaaggagaatgttagccgctttgagactccttcgggtagtgataaagcgggatatcaaatccaaactcttcttcttcttccattgccTTCTAATGGGTGgctaatgtttttgttttgttttttgttttaaagtaatAAAGTATTAATTAAA
Proteins encoded in this region:
- the WBP1L gene encoding WW domain binding protein 1-like isoform X2; the encoded protein is MFTSILLSYEMHMVWFHFLKDKEPCIGINNQSYICETGHCCGQSQCCNYYYELWWFWLVWTIIIILSCCCVCHHRRAKHRLQAQQRQHEINLIAYREAHNYSTLPFYFRFLPNYLLPPYEEVVNRPPTPPPPYSALHQQCVPPGGSSAAPDTRNLQPAQTGSLSGAGSNNGNTDSTASSSTGNPESSTLLAERSTTKATSGERRNSSSGAELEETANHVPCSDKESECKEELLKDYNSESLDHNNAFSDAKDKTPGRHRRFTGDSGIEICICNQGHHDGDLKELDGFIDDGPMDFCDSCSGHPPHGDEEEGLFNAPDEQHQEHSHHHLPRQPVCVLLNTINEQDSPNSHANTSPS
- the WBP1L gene encoding WW domain binding protein 1-like isoform X4 is translated as MEGSDDAWDKEPCIGINNQSYICETGHCCGQSQCCNYYYELWWFWLVWTIIIILSCCCVCHHRRAKHRLQAQQRQHEINLIAYREAHNYSTLPFYFRFLPNYLLPPYEEVVNRPPTPPPPYSALHQQCVPPGGSSAAPDTRNLQPAQTGSLSGAGSNNGNTDSTASSSTGNPESSTLLAERSTTKATSGERRNSSSGAELEETANHVPCSDKESECKEELLKDYNSESLDHNNAFSDAKDKTPGRHRRFTGDSGIEICICNQGHHDGDLKELDGFIDDGPMDFCDSCSGHPPHGDEEEGLFNAPDEQHQEHSHHHLPRQPVCVLLNTINEQDSPNSHANTSPS
- the WBP1L gene encoding WW domain binding protein 1-like isoform X3 encodes the protein MPFLLGLRQDKEPCIGINNQSYICETGHCCGQSQCCNYYYELWWFWLVWTIIIILSCCCVCHHRRAKHRLQAQQRQHEINLIAYREAHNYSTLPFYFRFLPNYLLPPYEEVVNRPPTPPPPYSALHQQCVPPGGSSAAPDTRNLQPAQTGSLSGAGSNNGNTDSTASSSTGNPESSTLLAERSTTKATSGERRNSSSGAELEETANHVPCSDKESECKEELLKDYNSESLDHNNAFSDAKDKTPGRHRRFTGDSGIEICICNQGHHDGDLKELDGFIDDGPMDFCDSCSGHPPHGDEEEGLFNAPDEQHQEHSHHHLPRQPVCVLLNTINEQDSPNSHANTSPS
- the WBP1L gene encoding WW domain binding protein 1-like isoform X1, whose product is MERRLLGAMALLLFQALPEGLPASVEPAQDKEPCIGINNQSYICETGHCCGQSQCCNYYYELWWFWLVWTIIIILSCCCVCHHRRAKHRLQAQQRQHEINLIAYREAHNYSTLPFYFRFLPNYLLPPYEEVVNRPPTPPPPYSALHQQCVPPGGSSAAPDTRNLQPAQTGSLSGAGSNNGNTDSTASSSTGNPESSTLLAERSTTKATSGERRNSSSGAELEETANHVPCSDKESECKEELLKDYNSESLDHNNAFSDAKDKTPGRHRRFTGDSGIEICICNQGHHDGDLKELDGFIDDGPMDFCDSCSGHPPHGDEEEGLFNAPDEQHQEHSHHHLPRQPVCVLLNTINEQDSPNSHANTSPS